The genomic region AATAACAGATGAAGACATTATATCTTGAATGTACTATGGGAGCTTCCGGTGATATGCTTACCGGAGCATTGCTTGAATTATTGCCAGATGCAAAGTCATTCATGCAACGTCTTAATGGCCTTCAGATTCCTGGTGTGTCAATTACTTCAGCCAGCTGTACGAAATGTGGTATCGTCGGTACACATGTTACGGTAAGCATACACGGAACTGTCGAGGGAGAGGTTCATACCCATGAGGAAGAGCATAACCACCATGGGCATGAGCATCATCACCATGAAGGCCTTCACGGAATTGAACATATCGTACATCATCTAGACTTGGATAAACAGGTTGAAAGCGATGTGCTCAATGTCTATCAGTTGCTTGCGGAAGCCGAAAGCCATGCCCATCAGATGCCGGTTGAAATGATACATTTCCATGAAGTCGGCATGATGGATGCTGTTGCTGATATCGTCAGTGTCTGCATGCTCATCAGAGAACTTGCACCGGAAAAAATAGTGGCATCTCCAGTCAATGTGGGAAAAGGACAAGTATCCTGTGCACATGGAATACTTCCTGTTCCAGCTCCAGCTACTGCATACTTACTAAAAGGTATACCGACGTATAACAATGAAATTGAAGGTGAACTTTGCACGCCGACCGGAGCTGCCTTGCTTAAATATTTCGTAAATAGTTTCGGCCCAATGCCATTGATGGCAACAGACGCAATAGGCTACGGTATGGGAAGCCGTGATTTTCCTGCTGCGAATTGTCTCAGGACATATCTAGGAAATACTGGAGATCAGAATAAAGACACAGTCATCTCATTAAGCTGCAACCTAGATGATATGACTGGAGAAGATATTGGTTATGCCGAGGAATGTCTGCTTACAGCAGGGGCCCTGGATGTCTATACAATTCCCATCGGTATGAAAAAAGGCCGACCAGCCGTAAGACTTTGCTGCATGTGCAACAAGGAAAGCGAACAGGCAATGGTAGCATTGTTGTTCAGACATACCACGACACTTGGCATGCAGAGAATAGAAATCCAAAGATATGTCCTGGAACGCAATGAGAAAACCGTACAGACTGATTTGGGTCCTGTAGAAGTTAAGCAAGCAACAGGCTGGAATATCTCAAAGAAGAAATTCGCTTATGAGGATTTGGCTGGCATAGCAAAAAAGCACAATATGCCATTGTCTGAAGTAAGAAAAAAAATGCCGCAGTAATAACAAATAAAATATTTGAAAATGGTTAATAGATCATGCATAATCTGGATGCCATTTTCAGATAACTTTTTGTGTATTTTTTCCTGTAGAGTTTTCTACAGGAATTCTAGTTTACAGAATATACATTATTTACAAAATTTTGAATTGAAATTCTCTTCATCGGGCCACTTATTCAATCGCCAAAACTGATATCTGCAAGTAGCTGCAAAGGACTCCACACAATATTTGTAAAACCTGCACCGTCTACCGGAGAAAGATTGAATGCCATAAAAATCAGCAAATCATAGGTAGAAGTATCATTTATACTGCTATCATTCAGTATATATGCGGGATTGAAATCCTCATCGCTATAGTCAGCTGAAAGGCTAAAATTTTTTCCATTTGTTCGATAAAGATAAACTGGATCAGCTGTAAATAGTGAACCATCAGAATTATAATCTACGTCATCTTTTTGGGCATCAGACTGGCTCAATTCAAAACTTAATACACCATCAGTATCTGTCTTTGTTAGAGTGAATGTGGTCGAAAATTTTGTACCATCTTCCAATGAGCCACCCGCGGTTATTGTATAAGCAGGCGAATTCTGCTGTTCAGGTGTCGTTGTTGAACTAGCTACAGTCATCCCATAAAGACCAATACTTTCAGTATCATTATCAATTGACAAGACAGGACTGAACTTAGATGAAGAAAAGTTCTTACCATTATTACTTCGAACAAAATCAGTAGAAAAAGTTGATTTAAACGTAGATATACAGGTATCAACATCATCGACATTATCATCGGAATTGTTTGGCACAATTGCATAGAACAATGCAATTGAGGGTGTGTCCTTTCCCACAATTCCACTTATATTATATGAAAGTGCATTGCCATCACTATCCGTATCGCTTAACCGATAAGTCAAGGTCGTATAATATTCTGTCTTTGTCGTATTTTTGGTTGCAGTATTGAAATAGTAATAACATGGAGCATCATCATTTATACCATTATACAAATAGATCCACGTCGGCACACCACAAGACGAGCAAAAAAAGACACACCCGACCACAAGTAACAGATACTTACAGAATCGGATGTGTTTTGCTTCCATATAGATAATCTTGACCAAGTGCTAAAATCAGAATTTCAGCAGACTATTCTTTGCAAGCTTTCCATATTCACTCTTGGGGAACTGGTCAGCAAGCTGCTGATACTGAGCCTTTGCAAGGTCATTCTTTCCCTCTTTTTCATAAATTCGTCCAATGGTAAACATCGCCTTTGGAGATTCAGCAGCAAAGTTACCGAATTTATCCAACAGTTGTTGGCTATATTCCAAAGCCTTGTCATCATTACCCATTTGTTCCGCCGTAGCTGCAGCAGAACTCAATGCAACAGAACCCAAGTAATTCTTGTCAGAAACTTTGTTCCAAACAGCAACATACAGATCCAAAGCATCCTGATACTTCTTTTCGGCATAGTAACGATCAGCAACAACAAGTTTTGCTTTATCCCCGACATAGCCTTTTGAATTCTCAAGTGCAATGACGCCTTCCAATGCCTTCTGCACATTAGCATCATAATCAGAAGCCTTGCTGTCAGCTTGGATAGCCTGTGACAAAGCAACCTGTGCA from Spirochaetia bacterium harbors:
- the larC gene encoding nickel pincer cofactor biosynthesis protein LarC — its product is MKTLYLECTMGASGDMLTGALLELLPDAKSFMQRLNGLQIPGVSITSASCTKCGIVGTHVTVSIHGTVEGEVHTHEEEHNHHGHEHHHHEGLHGIEHIVHHLDLDKQVESDVLNVYQLLAEAESHAHQMPVEMIHFHEVGMMDAVADIVSVCMLIRELAPEKIVASPVNVGKGQVSCAHGILPVPAPATAYLLKGIPTYNNEIEGELCTPTGAALLKYFVNSFGPMPLMATDAIGYGMGSRDFPAANCLRTYLGNTGDQNKDTVISLSCNLDDMTGEDIGYAEECLLTAGALDVYTIPIGMKKGRPAVRLCCMCNKESEQAMVALLFRHTTTLGMQRIEIQRYVLERNEKTVQTDLGPVEVKQATGWNISKKKFAYEDLAGIAKKHNMPLSEVRKKMPQ
- a CDS encoding tetratricopeptide repeat protein, whose protein sequence is MSKKEKVNIESELEAENKLNTFLSSHLRQILWGCIVVVAALVIIGFVEIYGNKTSAKQYDQLYNAQVALSQAIQADSKASDYDANVQKALEGVIALENSKGYVGDKAKLVVADRYYAEKKYQDALDLYVAVWNKVSDKNYLGSVALSSAAATAEQMGNDDKALEYSQQLLDKFGNFAAESPKAMFTIGRIYEKEGKNDLAKAQYQQLADQFPKSEYGKLAKNSLLKF